The following proteins are encoded in a genomic region of Acipenser ruthenus chromosome 4, fAciRut3.2 maternal haplotype, whole genome shotgun sequence:
- the LOC117400478 gene encoding aquaporin FA-CHIP-like, whose product MAKEFRNHAFWRGVMAELIGMTLFVFISITAALGSNSTGADQEVKVSLAFGLAIATLAQSLGHISGAHLNPAVTLGLLTSCQISVFRAVVYIIVQVLGATVASGVVYGLQQKNDSLGLNKLNSTSHGQAVGIELIVTFQLVLCVIATTDKKRSDVTGSAPLAIGLSVALGHLGAISYTGCGMNPARSFGPAAVMWDFTDQWVFWVGPMVGGVAAALVYDFILYPKPDDLTDRLKVLVNGQAGEYDVRSPEDSTVEMTSK is encoded by the exons ATGGCCAAAGAATTCCGTAACCATGCATTCTGGAGGGGTGTGATGGCTGAGCTGATAGGCATGACATTGTTTGTCTTCATTAGCATAACAGCAGCTCTTGGTTCCAATTCCACTGGTGCTGACCAAGAAGTGAAGGTGTCGCTAGCCTTTGGGCTAGCTATTGCTACTTTGGCACAAAGTTTGGGTCACATTAGTGGGGCTCACCTGAACCCAGCAGTGACTCTAGGGCTGCTTACAAGCTGCCAGATCAGTGTGTTCAGGGCTGTAGTGTACATAATTGTTCAGGTCCTGGGTGCAACAGTGGCTAGTGGAGTTGTTTATGGACTCCAACAAAAAAACGATAGCCTTGGTTTGAACAAG TTAAACAGCACAAGTCATGGCCAGGCTGTGGGTATTGAGCTTATTGTCACCTTCCAGCTGGTCCTGTGTGTCATAGCAACCACAGACAAGAAAAGGAGTGATGTCACTGGTTCGGCACCCTTGGCCATTGGACTGTCAGTTGCTCTTGGACATCTTGGGGCT ATTAGCTACACAGGCTGCGGAATGAACCCTGCCCGGTCCTTTGGCCCAGCTGCTGTAATGTGGGATTTCACAGATCAGTGG GTTTTCTGGGTGGGACCCATGGTTGGCGGTGTCGCTGCTGCACTTGTTTATGACTTCATCCTGTATCCCAAACCTGATGACCTGACGGATCGATTGAAGGTGCTGGTTAATGGTCAGGCTGGAGAATACGACGTCAGATCACCTGAAGACAGCACAGTGGAAATGACATCAAAATAA